A segment of the Symmachiella macrocystis genome:
CATTTGTCACCGGGGGGAGCATACCCACGCTGTGGAAAATCGGCGACAAAGAGCCATTGCATCAATTCGAAGACCTGTATCCGCTGACCGGAACGATTGTCGAAGCGGACGCGGTCGATATTTCCGCAGATGGCAAATTGCTAGCGATCGCCGGCGGTGACGGAAAAATCCATCTGTTCGATTTCACGACCAAGGAATTGAAACAGACGATCGAGGAGCACGAAACCGGAATCGTTTCCGTCGCCTTTTCCCAAGACGGTCAGACGCTCGTCTCATCGGGTTATGACGGGCTGGTCAAAACCTGGAAAACCGATTCCGCCGGACCATTGGCGGTGATCGATACCAAAATTCCCAAGTCGGTTTTCTCAGATATCTCTCCCGATGGAAAAACCGTTGTCTCTGTCTGGGATGACGTGGTCCTCTGGAACGCTGAGACTGGTGAAAAAATTGGTCCCTTAGCTCTCTCCGAACCACGGGCCATTTCAGTACGCGACGTGGAGTTTTCGCCCGATGGCAAACACATAGCGACGGCCGATGCAACAGTCGACTTTGAAAACGCCGCGATGATTTGGTCGGTCGATGAACGCAAACTCACCGCTACGTTGAAACACGAGTTCGGCGTGGCGTCGTTGGCGTTTTCACCTGATGGAAACTTGCTGGCCACCGCCGGTATGGATGCGCGGGCCCGCGTTTGGGATATTGCCGCTCAAAAATTGCTACAAACCATCGAAGAAGAAAACGCCACGCCCGATCTCGTGACTTGGTCGCCCGATGGAAAACTGCTCGCCATCAGCAGCGGCGGCATGGTGCGCTTCTACGGTCGTCCCGAAACGATCGAGGGCCTGTCTGCCAAGTCTCCGGAAAAACCAAAACAAGAAAATACGCCACCGCGCGAAGTGGACACCGTCGGGGCACCGGCAGACGAGCCTGAGTCGCCCGCCACACCAACGGTGAAACTTCCCGAGGCAGCCACGATGGAGCAAATTGTGGCCATGCTCGACCTGGAAAAATTTCCCCGCATCGAAGGGGGCGACTATCAAACAACAGAGAAAAACAATATCGGCTACCTCGCCCCGCTGACGATTCCAGAGGCCCGCGAGTTCTATCGCGAAAAACTCTCCGCAGCAGGTTGGCAGGAACGAGAACAGTCTGTCGCAGCGCTCGACACCGATCAATCCTGGTTACGGATTTACGAAAAAGAGGGGTATCTTCTGCGGCTGTTCTTCAACACATTGGGCGATTCGGTGGAAGGGCAAAAAACATCCGTCGAATTCCTGCACATGGGAAACATCGACACCCGCAAACTCCCCGCTCCAGCGGGAGGCGAAGCTACGTTCGAAACACCCGAGTTCACCTCCTACACCGCTGACATCGAACCAGACGAGGCGATCGAAAACTGTCGCCGGCAGATCTCTGCCCTGGGTTGGAATGAAGAGAGCATCGAGAAATCAACTTTCGGCGCCGCCATCACGTTCGTACAAAACGCCATCACACTCACCGCCCGCATCCAACCGGGAACCGGAGGCCAAACGCTAGTGATGTACGACGTCGCAGCGCATGCCCAATGAAGCGACTTCCTCTCTGCTACCGCGTTTGCCTCTTAGACCTCAATTCGTGAGAATAGAGCCATGCTTGCCAAATTACGAAATCTTGCTTACCTAATTTTTTCGTCGTGTATTGGCTGCGGCGCTAACGTGGGTGGATTGGGAGCTGTCCCGATGATCGACCCTGATAATCCCGACTCTATCGAGCGTTGGGAAAACAGTTCCTACAACTTAGATGCCGCGAAAGTGGTCGTAATAAAATCCAAGTATTTCCACGGGGCACTTGGCAATGGTGATCCAGGGCCGGAAAAATTGGTGGCGCTGCTGGTCTCCGGCGCGCAACAGACGGGACCTTCGCCCGCTCAACAAGCGGCGATTGACGCGTTCGTAGCCAACGGTGCCGAAATCAAGCGGCTGGTTCGTAAGGCGATTTACGATTACTACGAGACTGTCTATCCCGTCTATCAAGAAGGGATTGCGATGCATGTCAGCGGTGGTGATGACGTCAGTGAATTCTTACCCCCCATCAAAACCGGCAACGAACTGGACGCAATTGTCGAAATAGCCACGATCTATGTGCACCCGGAAAAAAAGGGCACCGTATCGATCGGAATTGAATTTTA
Coding sequences within it:
- a CDS encoding WD40 repeat domain-containing protein — its product is MKTCLRTMFRQDIRVFLLAVLVSVGVIGCGGADENTATTPATESSSEETTKTPPPAEQGYQPLQLLAEMEVDVIDFNALAFAPGSRTFVTGGSIPTLWKIGDKEPLHQFEDLYPLTGTIVEADAVDISADGKLLAIAGGDGKIHLFDFTTKELKQTIEEHETGIVSVAFSQDGQTLVSSGYDGLVKTWKTDSAGPLAVIDTKIPKSVFSDISPDGKTVVSVWDDVVLWNAETGEKIGPLALSEPRAISVRDVEFSPDGKHIATADATVDFENAAMIWSVDERKLTATLKHEFGVASLAFSPDGNLLATAGMDARARVWDIAAQKLLQTIEEENATPDLVTWSPDGKLLAISSGGMVRFYGRPETIEGLSAKSPEKPKQENTPPREVDTVGAPADEPESPATPTVKLPEAATMEQIVAMLDLEKFPRIEGGDYQTTEKNNIGYLAPLTIPEAREFYREKLSAAGWQEREQSVAALDTDQSWLRIYEKEGYLLRLFFNTLGDSVEGQKTSVEFLHMGNIDTRKLPAPAGGEATFETPEFTSYTADIEPDEAIENCRRQISALGWNEESIEKSTFGAAITFVQNAITLTARIQPGTGGQTLVMYDVAAHAQ
- a CDS encoding DUF6985 domain-containing protein; protein product: MIDPDNPDSIERWENSSYNLDAAKVVVIKSKYFHGALGNGDPGPEKLVALLVSGAQQTGPSPAQQAAIDAFVANGAEIKRLVRKAIYDYYETVYPVYQEGIAMHVSGGDDVSEFLPPIKTGNELDAIVEIATIYVHPEKKGTVSIGIEFYAPWDVEHDLGVRITDGAVTDAGMADVAYPY